A stretch of Aerococcus christensenii DNA encodes these proteins:
- the trpS gene encoding tryptophan--tRNA ligase: MKRIFSGVQPSGTPTIGNYVGALKQFVDLQQDFETFYCVVNEHAITVAQDPEALKKNTRSLAALYLALGVDPNLSTIFIQSHVPAHAQAGWVVQCLTPLGELERMTQYKDKAKKQDSVLSGLLGYPALMVADIILYNTDLVPVGADQKQHMELTRNFVDRFNRRFSKDGQDILVKPEAYIPKAGGRVMSLQEPTKKMSKSDSNQKGFISLLDDPKAIEKKIKSAVTDSSGTISYDVENKPGVSNLLDIYSAFSNRTVDDLVEQYQDAGYGQFKADLAQVLIAFLEPMQEKYWALLTSSELDDVLEEGAKKANAVANETLQKIYQAIGF; the protein is encoded by the coding sequence ATGAAACGTATTTTTTCTGGCGTTCAACCCAGCGGAACTCCTACCATTGGAAATTATGTAGGAGCTTTAAAACAATTTGTAGACCTTCAACAGGATTTTGAAACTTTTTATTGTGTGGTGAATGAGCATGCGATCACAGTCGCTCAGGACCCAGAAGCTCTGAAGAAAAACACGCGAAGCTTAGCAGCCTTGTATCTGGCTTTGGGAGTAGATCCTAATTTATCTACTATCTTCATTCAAAGTCATGTCCCTGCTCACGCACAAGCGGGTTGGGTGGTTCAATGTTTAACTCCTCTAGGAGAACTTGAACGGATGACCCAATACAAGGATAAGGCAAAGAAGCAAGACTCTGTTTTATCAGGTTTACTCGGTTATCCTGCCCTCATGGTTGCCGATATTATCCTCTATAATACGGATTTAGTTCCGGTAGGTGCCGATCAAAAACAACACATGGAATTAACAAGAAACTTTGTGGATCGGTTTAATCGTCGCTTCTCTAAAGATGGTCAGGATATCTTAGTGAAGCCAGAAGCTTACATCCCTAAAGCAGGAGGACGGGTGATGAGCTTACAAGAACCTACCAAGAAGATGTCTAAGTCAGACAGCAATCAGAAAGGTTTCATCTCTCTCTTAGATGATCCAAAAGCGATCGAAAAGAAGATCAAATCTGCAGTGACCGATTCTAGTGGAACGATTTCTTACGATGTGGAGAACAAACCAGGCGTTTCCAACTTATTGGATATCTATTCCGCCTTCTCTAATCGCACAGTTGACGACTTAGTTGAACAGTATCAAGATGCCGGTTACGGGCAATTTAAGGCAGACCTTGCACAAGTTTTAATTGCCTTTTTAGAACCAATGCAAGAGAAATATTGGGCTCTCTTAACCAGTTCTGAATTAGATGATGTCTTAGAAGAAGGAGCCAAGAAGGCGAATGCGGTCGCTAATGAAACCCTTCAAAAGATTTATCAAGCGATCGGTTTCTAG
- a CDS encoding competence protein CoiA → MMMYYAHTQHGELMTAFEVKDRLKRGLLKADQRKFFCPKCHQPVRYLDYPPKRPYFKHYVRQNSNLENESLWHKYYKKQLAQRLQAVGYSAEMEVPMSHKERRSDVWVDFRGKKVTLEVQSSLLSLQEVVEREADYAEEGGQVIWLLNPSPQKYQVQVNHLDRLAPFLSISPVFGLYVPFLEGDKVRLDQLTSFGKVCQRIRLTIEDYLLLKLFPPEDLIFTPSTLPPSSRLSEEACRSQKKRVLLSPNAYEKIFLSRLYQWHKSLEDLPLFLFSFADKCLWVKEDAWLVRAYSYLLAQEEVEEGMLEELLHQRPFKEDCLPLYRNFLQAGYREKKD, encoded by the coding sequence ATGATGATGTACTATGCTCATACGCAACACGGAGAATTAATGACAGCTTTTGAAGTGAAAGATCGCTTGAAAAGGGGACTATTGAAAGCAGACCAGCGGAAATTTTTCTGTCCTAAATGTCATCAGCCTGTCCGCTATCTCGACTACCCTCCCAAGCGACCGTATTTTAAGCATTATGTCCGTCAAAACTCAAACTTAGAGAATGAGTCGCTCTGGCACAAATACTATAAAAAACAGCTCGCCCAGCGCTTGCAAGCGGTCGGTTACTCTGCTGAAATGGAGGTGCCAATGTCTCATAAGGAGAGACGGTCGGATGTCTGGGTGGACTTTAGAGGAAAGAAGGTGACCTTAGAAGTTCAATCGAGTCTCCTTTCCTTGCAAGAAGTGGTAGAAAGGGAGGCGGATTATGCGGAGGAAGGAGGGCAAGTGATTTGGTTATTGAACCCGAGCCCTCAGAAGTATCAAGTTCAAGTCAATCATCTAGACCGCCTAGCGCCTTTTTTGTCTATAAGTCCGGTCTTTGGACTGTATGTTCCTTTTTTAGAGGGAGATAAGGTACGATTGGATCAGTTGACATCTTTTGGGAAGGTCTGCCAAAGAATTCGGTTGACGATAGAAGACTATCTTTTATTGAAATTATTTCCACCTGAGGATTTAATTTTTACACCTTCCACCCTTCCGCCTTCTTCTCGACTCAGTGAAGAAGCTTGCAGATCCCAAAAAAAGCGGGTGCTTCTTTCTCCCAACGCATACGAAAAGATTTTTTTAAGTCGGCTCTACCAATGGCACAAGAGCCTAGAAGACCTTCCCCTCTTTCTTTTTTCCTTTGCAGACAAATGTCTATGGGTGAAGGAAGACGCTTGGTTGGTGAGGGCTTACAGTTATCTGCTCGCTCAAGAGGAAGTGGAAGAAGGAATGCTGGAGGAACTTTTGCATCAGCGTCCCTTTAAAGAAGACTGCCTTCCTTTGTATCGCAACTTTCTACAAGCGGGTTACCGAGAGAAGAAGGACTAA